One segment of Metallosphaera cuprina Ar-4 DNA contains the following:
- a CDS encoding extracellular solute-binding protein, which produces MTGKALTKTQAVLIVVIIVIAAIAIVSIELIPHSAKSSHSSTTTSSSTTTVTPTNQSVTVYVAGAYIAILNYLAKQFENQTGIQVHNVPGGAFALASQIATTTPEPANVFVPVAYIQAVQLEGSRNPGWAIAFISDQMSIVYSNYTTQSPYWSQLYSNYTMAMKTNETTYWFNFFKLLSTKFTLGISNPSSDPEGLFANLMFQMAGKLYAHNESYFTYLLKNNPNVKVEPTTADYVAPLKAGELDFTFSYVSYAVSQHLDYFQMPPWLSFGYYPNETSWFSSFNYTISVNGQQLNIRGNPVYLYVTVPRNASDTQAAYKFIEFLVKNVNELSMFHVTPVSPPIIFYNNPNDVPKPIMNLVNSGELKYGGNFSAI; this is translated from the coding sequence ATGACTGGTAAAGCCCTTACTAAAACCCAGGCTGTCCTCATAGTTGTTATCATAGTGATAGCAGCTATCGCAATAGTCTCCATAGAGTTGATCCCACATTCCGCTAAGTCCTCCCATTCCTCAACCACTACCTCCTCCTCAACCACTACCGTGACACCTACAAATCAGTCCGTCACTGTCTACGTTGCGGGCGCTTACATAGCGATACTCAACTATTTAGCCAAGCAGTTTGAGAATCAGACCGGGATACAGGTTCACAACGTTCCTGGAGGAGCTTTCGCGTTGGCCTCTCAGATCGCAACCACGACCCCTGAACCAGCAAACGTTTTCGTACCGGTAGCTTACATTCAGGCTGTACAGCTCGAGGGATCTAGGAACCCGGGGTGGGCCATAGCTTTCATATCCGATCAGATGTCCATAGTTTACTCCAACTACACTACGCAATCCCCTTACTGGTCTCAGCTCTACTCTAACTACACCATGGCCATGAAGACTAACGAGACTACGTATTGGTTCAACTTCTTCAAGCTCCTCTCAACTAAGTTCACTTTAGGTATTTCCAACCCTAGCTCTGATCCAGAGGGCCTATTCGCAAACCTAATGTTCCAAATGGCGGGGAAGCTCTACGCTCACAACGAAAGTTACTTCACATACCTACTTAAGAACAACCCTAACGTTAAAGTGGAACCTACCACAGCGGATTACGTTGCCCCGTTAAAGGCAGGAGAGCTGGACTTCACCTTCTCTTACGTCTCCTACGCGGTATCTCAACACCTCGATTACTTCCAAATGCCTCCTTGGCTCAGCTTCGGATACTACCCCAACGAGACGAGCTGGTTCTCCTCCTTTAATTACACTATAAGCGTAAACGGTCAACAACTCAACATACGCGGCAACCCGGTATACCTTTACGTCACAGTACCCAGGAACGCATCGGACACTCAGGCCGCGTACAAGTTCATAGAGTTCTTAGTCAAAAACGTGAACGAGCTTTCAATGTTCCACGTTACGCCCGTAAGTCCTCCTATCATATTCTATAATAACCCCAATGACGTACCAAAGCCTATAATGAACCTCGTGAACTCAGGGGAACTAAAGTATGGGGGAAACTTCTCGGCAATTTAG
- a CDS encoding ABC transporter permease gives MGETSRQFRIDKLKVYSFFSIVLLIVPIVYLLFYGYGPFFVRSEAFSSSLLSSIALTFFSSTVSILIIILIFTPLAFYLARHSNPLIETLVDVPASIPHPLVGIALVFIDSPTNPLGRLLYYHGINFYYTYLGMILALVIVSSPIYIRSMQNFFESIPTSYERYARGLGASEGTVFLYVMLPESIRGIVSSGLTSISRAISEFGSIVIVAPYVTGWIFNGDYNASVYIYNQYQTYFNASITSSATLLLFSIVLIVVIRVVNHFLKGR, from the coding sequence ATGGGGGAAACTTCTCGGCAATTTAGGATAGACAAGTTAAAGGTATACTCTTTTTTCTCAATCGTTCTCTTGATCGTGCCTATAGTTTACCTCCTCTTTTACGGTTACGGTCCCTTCTTCGTGAGATCGGAGGCGTTCAGCTCATCTCTCCTCTCTTCGATAGCTCTAACCTTCTTTTCCTCAACCGTCTCTATCCTAATCATAATCTTGATATTCACTCCCCTAGCGTTTTACCTCGCCAGACACTCCAACCCCCTGATTGAGACTCTCGTTGACGTCCCCGCCTCCATCCCTCATCCTCTAGTTGGGATAGCCCTCGTCTTCATAGACAGTCCAACCAATCCTCTTGGTAGGCTACTCTACTATCACGGGATAAACTTCTATTACACCTACCTAGGGATGATTCTGGCACTGGTGATAGTTTCCTCACCGATTTACATCAGGTCAATGCAGAACTTCTTCGAATCCATTCCCACCTCTTACGAGAGGTACGCTAGGGGTCTAGGAGCTTCAGAGGGAACGGTGTTCCTCTACGTTATGTTACCTGAGTCCATAAGGGGGATAGTATCCTCGGGTTTGACCTCGATCTCTAGGGCGATAAGCGAGTTCGGCTCAATCGTCATTGTGGCTCCCTACGTCACTGGGTGGATATTCAACGGGGATTATAACGCCTCAGTTTACATCTACAACCAGTATCAAACTTACTTTAACGCGTCGATAACCTCGTCAGCGACCCTCCTCCTCTTCTCGATAGTGCTCATCGTCGTAATAAGGGTCGTGAATCACTTCCTGAAGGGAAGATGA
- a CDS encoding alkaline phosphatase family protein translates to MRKLTFLLLLLFLVSLPVHSQSSTPIKHVIIVIMENHSFDNLFGTYPFGYPPIVNNVTLSLMEPEGLYRNYSQLLSSRDGILNYISVPDVPWLPLTYSHPYYADAYSTVDPYEGWSSYHGDYWFGSPSGFVYYSGPQSLAYFSYQQLSPLWDYAEEYVLADDYFSPVLGLTEPNRIAYLTGFPPSFYTDEANEVCPLNASVMYQLSSHNVSWGYYVYSLQGIPYPLNAFQDISEFSSHFKNLSTFYSNLRDGDLPSVSWVMFLGGSSDKYDMHPPYNVTSGEVQLVRVINAVMESRYWNSTVIFVTFDEGGGYYDQVVPPAINHFGLGQRVPLLIISPYAKEGWIDNYTMSGYTLLGFIDYNFKLPYITEWSSEGVQGLLQSFNFSYPRPPVILSPGNWSYPIPLQEEIHYGYIASVPNYKGYSQIYPMPETFALIPVLLISFGLFFYSLKRRNLMKYSMVLFLISVIISAYVYSSNNVYSFVSEYYLTASLIGFLANGALLARRFSSHARSA, encoded by the coding sequence ATGAGAAAGTTAACCTTCCTACTCCTTCTCCTCTTCCTTGTATCTCTACCGGTTCACTCTCAATCCTCCACACCTATTAAGCACGTCATAATCGTTATCATGGAGAACCACTCTTTTGACAACCTCTTCGGAACCTATCCCTTCGGCTACCCTCCTATCGTAAATAACGTAACCTTATCTTTAATGGAGCCTGAGGGACTCTATCGCAATTACTCTCAGCTCTTGAGCTCGAGGGACGGGATCCTGAACTACATATCGGTTCCAGACGTACCTTGGTTGCCTCTAACTTACTCCCATCCGTATTACGCAGACGCTTACTCAACCGTTGACCCTTACGAAGGATGGTCCTCCTATCACGGAGACTACTGGTTCGGCTCCCCCTCAGGTTTCGTCTACTACTCAGGTCCTCAATCCTTAGCGTACTTCTCGTATCAACAGCTCTCCCCCCTTTGGGACTACGCTGAGGAGTACGTCCTAGCGGACGATTACTTTTCCCCGGTCTTGGGTTTAACCGAACCAAACAGGATAGCTTACCTTACTGGTTTCCCTCCGAGCTTTTACACAGATGAGGCAAACGAGGTCTGTCCTCTAAACGCGAGCGTGATGTATCAACTCTCAAGCCACAACGTGTCCTGGGGTTACTACGTTTACTCACTTCAGGGTATACCCTATCCGCTGAACGCCTTCCAGGACATATCTGAGTTCTCTTCTCACTTCAAGAACCTATCGACCTTCTACTCTAACCTAAGGGATGGCGATCTCCCCTCCGTTTCCTGGGTTATGTTTCTGGGTGGCTCCAGCGACAAGTACGACATGCACCCTCCCTACAACGTCACCTCAGGCGAGGTTCAGCTCGTCAGAGTGATAAACGCCGTGATGGAGAGCAGATATTGGAACTCAACCGTCATCTTCGTAACTTTCGATGAGGGAGGAGGATATTACGATCAGGTGGTTCCCCCAGCCATTAACCACTTCGGTCTAGGTCAGAGGGTACCGCTGCTCATCATCTCACCCTACGCTAAGGAAGGCTGGATAGATAACTACACCATGAGCGGGTACACTCTCCTAGGTTTCATAGATTACAACTTCAAACTACCTTACATCACAGAGTGGAGCTCCGAGGGAGTCCAAGGTCTCCTTCAGTCCTTCAACTTCTCCTATCCTAGGCCACCTGTTATCCTGAGCCCTGGAAACTGGAGCTACCCCATCCCTCTTCAAGAGGAAATACATTACGGTTACATAGCCAGCGTACCTAACTACAAGGGATACTCTCAGATCTATCCCATGCCTGAGACCTTCGCTCTCATACCTGTTCTCTTGATCTCCTTCGGCCTGTTCTTTTACTCTCTCAAAAGGAGAAACCTTATGAAGTACTCTATGGTGCTCTTCCTCATCTCGGTTATCATCTCCGCTTACGTCTACAGCTCTAACAACGTCTACAGCTTCGTTAGTGAGTACTACCTCACCGCCTCACTGATAGGTTTCCTAGCCAACGGTGCGTTACTCGCTAGGAGGTTTAGCTCACATGCCAGGTCAGCTTGA